One Faecalispora anaeroviscerum genomic window carries:
- the tsaD gene encoding tRNA (adenosine(37)-N6)-threonylcarbamoyltransferase complex transferase subunit TsaD translates to MRVLGIESSCDETAASVVEDGRRVLSSVIASQVLEHRKFGGVVPEIASRRHAEAIVGVVQQALDDAEMKIKDLDAIAVTAAPGLIGALLVGVNFAKGLSFASGVPLVPVHHLRSHVAANYLTSPTLEPPFLCLVVSGGHTHIVHVADYTKFRVLGCTRDDAAGEAFDKAARAMGLPYPGGVFLDKEAELGNPGAFSLPHPSVEGAPFDFSFSGLKTSVINLIHNAEQKGEEIPCADLAASFRRAVVECLVRNVTAAMRETGEHRLVIAGGVSANSLLRREMERVCQENGWEFYRPELSLCGDNAAMVASQGYYEFQAGRRAGLNLNALATMEIQLDFQ, encoded by the coding sequence ATGAGAGTGTTAGGAATTGAAAGCTCGTGCGACGAAACAGCCGCGTCTGTGGTAGAGGACGGGAGGCGTGTGCTGTCGTCTGTCATTGCGTCGCAGGTGCTAGAGCACCGCAAATTTGGCGGAGTTGTGCCTGAAATTGCCTCGCGCCGCCATGCGGAGGCCATTGTGGGCGTGGTGCAGCAGGCGCTGGATGATGCCGAAATGAAGATAAAGGATTTGGATGCGATTGCGGTCACAGCGGCGCCGGGCTTGATCGGTGCGCTTTTGGTAGGCGTGAATTTTGCCAAGGGGCTGAGCTTTGCGTCCGGCGTGCCGCTGGTGCCGGTGCATCACCTGCGCTCGCACGTGGCGGCAAATTATCTCACAAGTCCCACGCTCGAGCCGCCCTTTTTGTGTCTGGTGGTTTCCGGCGGGCATACGCATATTGTCCATGTAGCGGATTATACGAAATTCCGCGTGCTCGGCTGTACGCGCGATGACGCTGCCGGCGAGGCGTTTGACAAGGCGGCCCGCGCCATGGGCCTGCCCTACCCGGGCGGCGTGTTTCTGGATAAAGAGGCGGAGCTTGGGAATCCGGGTGCGTTTTCTCTGCCCCACCCGTCGGTGGAGGGCGCACCGTTTGATTTCAGCTTCTCCGGCCTGAAAACATCGGTGATTAATCTGATTCATAATGCAGAGCAAAAGGGGGAGGAGATTCCATGCGCCGATCTGGCGGCATCGTTCCGCCGTGCGGTGGTAGAATGCCTGGTGCGCAATGTGACCGCCGCCATGCGCGAAACCGGGGAACACCGGCTGGTGATTGCGGGCGGCGTGTCCGCCAATTCTTTGCTGCGGCGCGAAATGGAGCGGGTCTGCCAAGAAAACGGCTGGGAGTTTTACCGGCCTGAGCTTTCTCTTTGCGGGGACAATGCCGCCATGGTTGCGTCGCAGGGGTACTACGAGTTTCAAGCAGGTCGGCGCGCCGGCTTGAATCTGAACGCATTGGCCACCATGGAAATCCAGCTCGATTTTCAGTGA
- a CDS encoding phosphoenolpyruvate carboxykinase (GTP), translated as MTNNKSVLNWIEEMKALVSPDQLVWIDGSEQQIEQLRAEACSTGELIKLNQEKLPDCYLHRTAVNDVARVEDRTFICSRKEEDAGPTNNWMEPQKAYEMLYDIARGSYQGRTMYVIPYSMGPVGSPLAKIGVELTDSIYVVLNMAIMTRVGQAVWDVLGDNPEWVRGLHCKCQIDQEKRYICHFPEDNTIISVNSGYGGNVLLGKKCFALRIASNLGREQGWMAEHMLILGIENPEGKVTYISAAFPSACGKTNLAMLIPPEGYRNQGYRVWTVGDDIAWMRPGTDGRLYAINPENGFFGVAPGTNAKSNFNALESTKRGTIFTNVAHNLDDNTVWWEGLDKNPPKNAMNWKGEPWDGTTSTEKGAHPNSRFTAPAKNCPCISPEMDKGEGVPISAIIFGGRRAQTTPLVYQSRDWDNGVFVGSIMASETTAAAAGAVGVVRRDPMAMLPFCGYHMGDYFGHWIEMGKVLGDKAPKIFNVNWFRLDDEGHFLWPGFGDNMRVLDWIIARVEGRADAEETAIGFVPKAEDINIHGIEDEISLDTLHSILKVDQAQWAKEAEGIEEFYHKFGDKLPKELHEELEKLQKRVK; from the coding sequence ATGACAAACAACAAATCGGTATTGAACTGGATCGAAGAAATGAAAGCTCTTGTCAGCCCCGATCAGCTGGTCTGGATCGATGGCTCCGAGCAGCAGATCGAACAGCTGAGAGCAGAGGCTTGCTCTACCGGGGAGCTGATCAAGCTTAACCAGGAAAAGCTGCCGGATTGCTATCTGCACCGCACTGCGGTCAATGATGTTGCCCGCGTGGAGGATCGTACCTTTATCTGCTCCCGCAAGGAAGAGGACGCCGGCCCCACCAACAACTGGATGGAGCCCCAGAAAGCCTATGAAATGCTTTACGATATTGCTCGGGGCAGCTATCAGGGCCGCACAATGTATGTAATTCCCTACTCCATGGGCCCGGTTGGCTCGCCTCTCGCGAAGATCGGCGTGGAACTGACGGACTCCATTTACGTTGTGCTGAACATGGCGATAATGACCCGTGTAGGCCAGGCGGTTTGGGATGTTCTGGGCGATAATCCCGAGTGGGTGCGAGGGCTGCACTGCAAATGCCAGATTGATCAGGAAAAGCGCTACATATGCCATTTTCCGGAGGACAACACCATCATTTCCGTGAACTCCGGTTACGGCGGAAATGTTCTGCTCGGCAAAAAATGCTTTGCGTTGCGTATCGCGTCCAATCTGGGCCGTGAGCAGGGCTGGATGGCGGAGCATATGTTGATTTTGGGCATTGAAAACCCTGAGGGCAAGGTCACTTATATTTCGGCGGCGTTCCCGTCGGCTTGCGGCAAAACGAACCTGGCCATGCTGATCCCGCCGGAGGGCTACCGCAATCAGGGCTACCGAGTCTGGACAGTGGGCGACGACATCGCTTGGATGCGCCCCGGTACAGACGGCAGACTGTATGCCATCAACCCCGAGAACGGATTCTTCGGCGTCGCGCCCGGCACGAACGCCAAATCAAACTTTAACGCTTTGGAGTCTACAAAGAGGGGTACCATCTTTACCAACGTGGCGCACAATCTGGACGACAACACCGTTTGGTGGGAGGGTCTCGACAAGAACCCGCCCAAGAACGCTATGAACTGGAAGGGCGAGCCTTGGGACGGCACCACCTCCACAGAGAAAGGCGCGCACCCCAACAGCCGCTTTACCGCACCTGCCAAGAATTGCCCCTGCATCAGCCCCGAAATGGACAAGGGTGAGGGCGTGCCGATTTCCGCCATCATTTTCGGCGGTCGCCGCGCGCAGACTACTCCGTTGGTCTATCAGTCTCGCGACTGGGATAACGGTGTGTTTGTCGGTTCCATCATGGCCTCCGAAACAACCGCTGCCGCTGCGGGCGCTGTTGGCGTCGTTCGCCGCGACCCCATGGCGATGCTGCCGTTCTGCGGTTACCATATGGGCGATTATTTCGGCCACTGGATCGAAATGGGCAAGGTTCTGGGCGATAAGGCTCCGAAAATCTTCAATGTCAACTGGTTCCGTCTGGACGACGAAGGTCATTTTCTGTGGCCCGGTTTTGGCGACAACATGCGCGTGCTGGATTGGATTATCGCCCGCGTAGAAGGCAGAGCGGACGCGGAAGAAACCGCTATCGGCTTTGTACCCAAGGCCGAAGACATTAATATTCATGGCATTGAGGATGAGATTTCTCTCGATACGCTGCACAGCATCCTGAAGGTGGATCAGGCTCAGTGGGCCAAGGAAGCGGAGGGAATCGAGGAATTCTACCATAAATTCGGTGATAAGCTGCCCAAAGAGCTGCATGAGGAACTTGAGAAGCTGCAAAAGCGCGTGAAATAA